The Candidatus Desulfofervidus auxilii genomic sequence AATGTTAAAGAGCTTGGGATATAAAGTAATAATGGCAAATGATGGTAAAGAAGCTATAGAAATTTATCAAAAAAACAAAAAAGATATTCAGTTGGTAATTTTAGATATAATTATGCCAGGAATGAATGGCAAAGAGATTTATGAAACATTAAGAACAATTAATCCAAAAATAAAAGTAATTATTTCAAGCGGGTATAGTTTTAATAATCAAATAAATGAAATTTTAAAACAAGAATGCGCTGCTTTTATCCAAAAACCTTTTAGTTTAAAAGAATTATCACAAATAATTAGAAAAGTTTTGGATAAAAAATGAATAATTTTTGAAAAAGAAGAGTCTTTTTAAGATTGTTTGAGAGGAGGTAAAAGATGTTTGATTTGAATAAGGTAATGGAGATGGTTGAGGGTGATAAGGAACTTTTAAAAGAACTTTTAAATTTGTTTTTTTCAGATTATCCAGAAAAACTTGCTAAAATTTATCATGCTCTTGAGAAAAATGATGCAAAGACAGTCTATGAAACTGCTCATAGCTTAAAAGGAGCTTGTGGTAACTTGGGTTTAAGTCGTGCTTATAATTTATCACTTGAAATAGAAAGAATGGGTAAGGAGGGCAAATTAGAGAGAGTAGAAGAGGCTTATAAAAAACTAGTAAAAGAATTAGATGAGTTTAAACAATTTGTTTCTGATATTAATTTATAAGCATTTTAAAAATTGCTTTTAATAATTGTGATTTACCTTCTGCTGTGCGGGCAGAAAAAAAATAGAGTGGAAAATCTTTTTTTAGGTTAAATTTTTGATAAGTAATTTTGATTATTTTTTCTCTTTCTTTATTTTTAATCTTATCAACCTTAGTAAGGACAATAATGGTTTGTCTTTTATAATAATTTAACCATTCCCAAAGTTGTAAATCATTGGCTAATGGGCCAAATCTAGCATCTAATAAAAGTACTATACCTTTTAATTGTTTTCTTTTGGCTAAATAAGTTTCTATACTTTTCCCCCACTGTGCTCGTAAATGGTTAGCTACCTTTGCATAACCATAACCAGGTAAATCAGTGAAGAAAAATTTCTCATTTATTAAATAAAAATTAATAGTGCGAGTACACCCAGGTGTATGACTGACACGAATAAGTTTTCTTTGACCAAGAATTGTTCTAAGTAAGGAAGATTTTCCTACATTAGATCTACCAGCAAAGGCAACTTCAGGATAAGGTAAATCTGGCCAATCTTTTTCCCAAAGAGCACTTTTAAAAAATCTTATTGTTTTAATTTGCATATTTTAAAATAGTTTTTAAGCCTTTTTAATCCCTCCTTTATATTTTCTAAAGAGTTTGCATAAGAAATTCTTAAAAAACCTTCTCCTTCAGTGCCAAAATCAATTCCTGGTGTTACAGCAACCTTGACTTTTTCTAAAATATCAAAAGCCAAAGCATAACTATTATTACTTATATGTTTTACATTAATGAAAAAATAAAAAGCCCCTTGTGGGGGTTTTTTTAAAGGGAAACCTATTTCTTTTAAAGTATGAAAGACAAAAATCCTTCTTTCATTATAAATTTCTTTCATTTTTAAAACATCTTTTTTTGCTTCCTTTAAGGCAGCAATACCAGCATATTGAGCTATACTAGAAGTGCAGATAAAGAAATTTTGCTGAATCTTTTGCATATGTCGAATAAATTTTTTAGGAGCAATTACATAACCTAATCGCCAGCCTGTCATAGCATAAGATTTGGAAAAACCGTTTAAAATAAAAGCATTTTCACTAAATTCCAAAGCTGTTTTTTCTTCACCTTCATAGACAAGCCCATGATAAATTTCATCTGAGATTAAAGGTAAACCAAAATCAGCAAGTGATTCTATAATTTCTGAAGGAGTTAATGCACCTGTAGGATTGGCAGGCGAATTGATAATGATGGCTTTTGTTCGGCGGTTCAAAACCTTTTTAATATCTATCAAATCATAAACAAATCCATTTTCCTCTTTAACCGGAATAAAAATTGGTTTTGCTCCAAAAAAATGAATGAAATTAGGATAACAAGCATAACCTGGATTCGGAACAATAACCTCATCACCTGGTTCCAAAAGGCTAGCAAAAACAAGAAATATAGCTGGTGAGCTGCCAGCAGTAACAATTACTTGTTCAGGAGAAACTGTTACTTTGTATTTTTCTTGATAATAATTAGCAATAGCTTCTCTTAATTCTGGCAAGCCAAGGCTATGAGTATAGTATGTTTTACCTTTTTTAATTGCATCTATAGCGGCTTTTTTAATGCATTCAGGTGTGTCAAAATCTGGTTCACCTATCTCTAAATGAATGACATGATGCCCTTGTTTTTCCAAACTTTTTGCTTTTTCCAATATATCCATGACAATAAAAGAAGAGATTTCTTTAGCACGCCTTGCTATCATGAGAGATTTTCTAAAATATTTATTGCCCGTTTTCTTAAGGGCCCATTATCTATCTGAACTACTTTTTCAAATTGTTTTTTTGCCTGTTCAATTTTGCCAATTTTAAGATAAAGTAAACCCATTCTAAAATAAAGTGCGGAGGCATCAGGAAGATATGTTATGCCTTCAGCATATACTGCTATTGCTCTTTCATATTTTCCTTCCTCTTCCCAAGTTCTGGCTAGACCAAGATATGCAGGTAAATAAT encodes the following:
- the yihA gene encoding ribosome biogenesis GTP-binding protein YihA/YsxC translates to MQIKTIRFFKSALWEKDWPDLPYPEVAFAGRSNVGKSSLLRTILGQRKLIRVSHTPGCTRTINFYLINEKFFFTDLPGYGYAKVANHLRAQWGKSIETYLAKRKQLKGIVLLLDARFGPLANDLQLWEWLNYYKRQTIIVLTKVDKIKNKEREKIIKITYQKFNLKKDFPLYFFSARTAEGKSQLLKAIFKMLIN
- a CDS encoding Hpt domain-containing protein, with the translated sequence MFDLNKVMEMVEGDKELLKELLNLFFSDYPEKLAKIYHALEKNDAKTVYETAHSLKGACGNLGLSRAYNLSLEIERMGKEGKLERVEEAYKKLVKELDEFKQFVSDINL
- a CDS encoding pyridoxal phosphate-dependent aminotransferase, which encodes MIARRAKEISSFIVMDILEKAKSLEKQGHHVIHLEIGEPDFDTPECIKKAAIDAIKKGKTYYTHSLGLPELREAIANYYQEKYKVTVSPEQVIVTAGSSPAIFLVFASLLEPGDEVIVPNPGYACYPNFIHFFGAKPIFIPVKEENGFVYDLIDIKKVLNRRTKAIIINSPANPTGALTPSEIIESLADFGLPLISDEIYHGLVYEGEEKTALEFSENAFILNGFSKSYAMTGWRLGYVIAPKKFIRHMQKIQQNFFICTSSIAQYAGIAALKEAKKDVLKMKEIYNERRIFVFHTLKEIGFPLKKPPQGAFYFFINVKHISNNSYALAFDILEKVKVAVTPGIDFGTEGEGFLRISYANSLENIKEGLKRLKNYFKICKLKQ